A section of the Chryseobacterium ginsenosidimutans genome encodes:
- a CDS encoding DUF5522 domain-containing protein, producing MALFDIKEGEDFYYNEQGYKVFTEKFHLKRGHCCKSGCRHCPYGYDKKTDTFIKNDKKNK from the coding sequence ATGGCACTTTTTGACATCAAAGAAGGTGAAGACTTTTACTACAACGAGCAGGGGTACAAGGTTTTTACAGAAAAATTTCATCTGAAAAGAGGACATTGCTGTAAAAGTGGTTGTAGGCATTGTCCTTACGGATACGATAAAAAGACCGATACATTCATTAAAAACGATAAAAAAAATAAATAA
- a CDS encoding L-threonylcarbamoyladenylate synthase → MENIINILKSGGTILYPTDTIWGIGCDATNIEAVNKIFDIKKREKNKSMIILVETEKRLQDLVDVPEMAWEIMDLSEKPVTIVYENPKGLPKELLAEDGSIGIRLVKNDFCKKLITKLNKPLVSTSANFSGDKSPLKFSDISPEMISLVDYAVEDDREKVSKYSGSSVIKIWSDNRIKVLRE, encoded by the coding sequence ATGGAAAACATCATCAACATACTAAAATCCGGCGGAACAATTCTCTATCCAACAGATACAATCTGGGGAATTGGTTGTGACGCAACAAATATCGAGGCTGTCAATAAGATTTTTGACATCAAAAAACGTGAAAAAAATAAATCAATGATCATTTTGGTGGAAACCGAAAAAAGATTGCAGGATTTGGTTGACGTTCCGGAAATGGCTTGGGAAATTATGGATCTGAGTGAAAAACCGGTTACGATCGTTTATGAAAATCCAAAAGGTTTACCTAAAGAATTATTGGCAGAAGATGGAAGTATAGGAATTCGTTTGGTAAAAAATGATTTCTGTAAAAAATTAATTACCAAATTAAATAAACCTTTAGTTTCAACTTCTGCCAATTTCAGTGGAGATAAAAGTCCTTTGAAATTTTCTGATATTTCTCCTGAAATGATTAGCTTAGTGGATTATGCAGTAGAAGACGACCGCGAAAAAGTTTCAAAATATTCGGGTTCTTCAGTTATAAAAATTTGGAGCGACAACAGAATAAAAGTTTTGAGAGAATAA
- a CDS encoding DUF4136 domain-containing protein: MKKYIFILLASATLALTSCSPFQVRSDYADTANFTSYKTYKIRIDDLKLNDIDKDRVLNELSRQLQSKGLQSGENPDLIVNVKANHKKVTDITNNSPYGMYGWGGPFGWGVGMSRTWTSNYNEGAIIVDLVDAKSNKLVWQGIGSGISVDSPKAKQRQIPEIMAEIMKNYPPQKK, translated from the coding sequence ATGAAAAAATATATTTTTATTTTGTTAGCCTCGGCTACTTTGGCTTTAACATCTTGTAGTCCTTTCCAGGTACGTTCTGATTACGCTGATACAGCAAACTTCACTTCTTATAAAACGTATAAAATAAGAATTGACGATCTGAAATTGAATGACATTGATAAAGACAGGGTTTTGAATGAATTATCGAGACAACTTCAAAGCAAAGGTCTTCAGTCGGGGGAAAATCCTGATTTAATTGTAAATGTAAAAGCAAACCACAAAAAAGTAACTGATATTACCAACAATTCTCCTTACGGAATGTACGGTTGGGGCGGTCCTTTCGGTTGGGGTGTCGGAATGAGCAGAACATGGACAAGCAATTATAATGAAGGGGCAATTATTGTAGATTTGGTTGATGCAAAGTCTAATAAATTGGTTTGGCAGGGAATCGGAAGCGGGATTTCTGTAGATTCTCCAAAAGCGAAACAAAGACAAATCCCTGAAATTATGGCGGAAATTATGAAAAACTATCCTCCACAGAAAAAATAA
- a CDS encoding CCA tRNA nucleotidyltransferase, translated as MTINLTQNKNLKLFKIISEVAGRNNQSVYIVGGYVRDLLMKRTASTDIDFVTEQSGIELAQNVGKEIDPKIKVSVFKTYGTAMIKYKDLELEFVGARKESYSEDSRKPEVEGGTIEDDQKRRDFTVNAMAISLNKDNFGELIDPFNGIDDLEKGILRTPLEPAQTYSDDPLRMMRAVRFASTLNFKIEENSLEAIRQEAERIKIVSMERIMVEFNKIMLSKKPSVGLKLMAETGLMKLIIPELIDLKGVEEVEGQTHKDNFYHTLEVVDNISENTDNLWLRWSALLHDIGKAPTKKFVEGTGWTFHGHEFLGSKMTKTLFQRLKLPLGPDMKYVQKMVKLSSRPIALITDDASDAALRRLLFDAGENLEDLFTLCKADITTKNSKKQEKFKKNFEYVAVKIKEVEEKDQVRNFQPPISGEEIMEMFNLKPGREIGILKEKVKEAILEGEIGNDSEEARKFVIVEAEKLGLTLA; from the coding sequence ATGACAATTAATCTTACTCAAAATAAAAATCTAAAACTTTTCAAAATAATTTCTGAAGTCGCAGGCAGAAACAATCAGTCTGTATATATTGTCGGAGGCTATGTTCGCGATTTGCTGATGAAAAGAACAGCTTCTACAGATATTGATTTTGTAACTGAACAAAGCGGAATTGAACTTGCCCAAAATGTAGGAAAAGAAATTGATCCTAAAATAAAGGTTTCTGTTTTCAAAACATACGGAACTGCGATGATTAAATATAAAGATCTCGAACTGGAATTTGTAGGAGCAAGAAAAGAAAGTTATTCAGAAGACAGCAGAAAACCTGAAGTAGAAGGCGGAACGATTGAAGATGACCAGAAAAGAAGAGATTTTACCGTCAATGCAATGGCAATTTCTCTGAATAAAGATAACTTCGGAGAATTAATTGATCCTTTTAATGGAATTGACGATCTTGAAAAAGGTATTCTAAGAACACCTTTAGAACCTGCACAAACTTATTCTGACGATCCGCTGAGGATGATGAGAGCTGTTCGTTTTGCTTCAACGTTGAATTTTAAAATAGAAGAAAATTCGTTAGAAGCAATCAGACAGGAAGCGGAAAGAATAAAAATTGTTTCAATGGAAAGAATCATGGTTGAGTTTAATAAAATCATGCTTTCCAAAAAACCTTCAGTTGGATTAAAATTGATGGCAGAAACAGGTTTAATGAAACTGATTATTCCTGAGCTGATTGACCTGAAAGGAGTAGAAGAAGTTGAAGGCCAGACTCACAAAGATAATTTTTATCATACATTAGAAGTTGTTGATAATATTTCTGAAAATACGGATAATCTTTGGCTTCGTTGGTCTGCATTGTTGCATGATATAGGAAAAGCTCCGACAAAGAAATTTGTTGAAGGAACAGGATGGACTTTCCACGGTCATGAGTTTTTAGGTTCAAAAATGACAAAAACATTATTTCAAAGGTTAAAATTACCACTAGGTCCAGACATGAAATATGTTCAGAAAATGGTAAAACTTTCGTCCCGTCCGATTGCTCTGATTACGGATGATGCTTCGGACGCTGCTTTAAGAAGACTGCTTTTTGATGCGGGAGAAAACCTAGAAGATTTATTTACCCTTTGCAAAGCTGATATCACTACTAAAAATTCTAAAAAACAGGAAAAGTTCAAGAAAAATTTTGAATATGTTGCTGTTAAAATCAAGGAAGTGGAAGAGAAAGATCAGGTGAGGAACTTTCAACCGCCTATTTCCGGTGAAGAAATTATGGAGATGTTTAACCTTAAACCAGGTCGAGAAATCGGAATTTTAAAGGAAAAAGTAAAAGAAGCAATTTTGGAAGGCGAGATCGGAAACGACAGTGAAGAAGCCAGAAAATTTGTGATTGTCGAAGCCGAAAAGCTGGGATTGACTTTAGCGTAA
- a CDS encoding TonB-dependent receptor plug domain-containing protein translates to MDIKRSLVLLFSSYGCFLFAQEKTIDTVYVFDNQMNKVKLFHKVNTITPEDAEKNSTNLSEILRFQSQVYIKENGRGAVSSPSFRGTSAGHTAFVWNGININSNFLGQGDINNIPLFGYDQLEVKSGGGSVQYGSSAIGGSIHLNNNLDFNRGFGASLFSEIASFGTFNNFAKASFSNDKFSFKVSGNHSISQNDYEVPEKEYINRNGRFYNTSINVGVSYKIADHQTISWQNQIFDGSQHYPIFVENGNKTKYNSQTLRSLLAWDINKNNLSNSLKAAYTEDNFQYFGDIEKPKESGAEGKNYIFKDDFNYFITPKLNFNAIGELQVNKGAGYQSGIGNISRNIGSVAGLLRYFFTKDFRIEVGAKKDFVEGIKSPFLYSFSGKWNAVNWYHVGANFSRNFKYPSFNDLYWQPGGNLNLLPEYSTNVDMDHEFTFGDFKITLSPYYMHVKDYINWLPTPYGYWAPFNTYKVESYGLESQITFNKSFGKHRIRLNASYNYAKSINKETGNQMMYVPIHKANGNIEYRYDFLKIYFQGLFNGLTYTTTDQKRTDAIDPYFVLNTGISATLLKKYTLGFKVNNITNTVYETVSYYPMPKRNYSIYATINF, encoded by the coding sequence ATGGATATAAAAAGATCTTTAGTACTGCTTTTTTCGTCTTACGGTTGTTTTCTTTTTGCACAAGAGAAAACGATTGACACTGTTTATGTTTTTGACAATCAAATGAATAAGGTTAAGCTTTTTCATAAAGTCAACACCATTACACCAGAAGATGCCGAAAAAAATTCAACCAACCTTTCTGAAATACTGCGATTTCAATCTCAGGTTTACATCAAAGAAAATGGCCGAGGTGCAGTTTCTTCACCTTCCTTCAGAGGAACAAGTGCAGGACACACCGCTTTTGTCTGGAATGGAATTAATATCAATTCTAACTTTTTAGGGCAGGGAGATATTAATAACATTCCGCTTTTCGGATATGATCAGCTGGAAGTGAAATCAGGTGGCGGAAGTGTACAATATGGGAGTTCAGCAATCGGAGGAAGTATTCACTTAAATAATAATCTGGATTTTAACAGAGGTTTCGGAGCTTCTCTTTTTTCGGAAATAGCTTCTTTTGGTACTTTTAATAATTTTGCGAAGGCTTCTTTTAGCAATGATAAATTCAGTTTTAAAGTTTCCGGAAATCATTCTATCAGTCAGAATGATTATGAAGTTCCCGAAAAAGAATATATCAACAGAAACGGAAGGTTCTACAATACTTCCATCAATGTAGGGGTTTCTTATAAAATTGCTGATCATCAGACAATTTCATGGCAAAACCAGATTTTCGACGGTTCACAACACTACCCTATTTTTGTAGAAAATGGTAATAAAACAAAATATAACTCTCAGACTTTAAGAAGTTTACTTGCTTGGGACATTAATAAAAATAACCTTTCCAACAGCTTAAAAGCGGCTTATACAGAAGATAATTTTCAATATTTTGGAGATATTGAAAAACCAAAAGAAAGTGGTGCAGAAGGAAAAAATTATATTTTTAAGGACGATTTTAATTACTTTATTACACCAAAGCTTAATTTCAATGCGATTGGAGAGCTTCAGGTAAATAAAGGCGCTGGTTATCAATCAGGAATCGGAAATATCAGCCGAAATATTGGTTCTGTGGCTGGTTTATTAAGGTATTTTTTCACGAAAGATTTTCGTATTGAAGTCGGCGCCAAGAAAGATTTTGTCGAAGGAATAAAATCACCTTTCTTATATTCTTTTTCAGGAAAATGGAATGCAGTAAATTGGTATCATGTAGGCGCTAATTTTTCTAGAAATTTCAAATATCCTTCATTTAATGATCTTTACTGGCAACCGGGCGGAAATTTAAATCTGCTTCCCGAATATTCTACAAATGTAGATATGGATCATGAATTTACTTTTGGAGACTTCAAAATTACTTTGAGTCCGTATTACATGCACGTCAAGGATTATATCAACTGGCTTCCGACACCTTATGGATATTGGGCACCTTTCAATACCTATAAAGTAGAATCTTATGGTTTAGAATCTCAGATAACTTTTAATAAAAGCTTTGGAAAACACCGCATAAGATTGAATGCGAGCTATAATTACGCAAAATCAATCAACAAAGAAACGGGAAATCAAATGATGTATGTTCCGATTCATAAAGCTAACGGGAACATTGAATATCGATACGATTTCCTTAAAATTTATTTCCAGGGGCTTTTCAACGGACTTACTTATACTACAACTGACCAGAAAAGAACTGATGCAATTGATCCTTATTTTGTTTTGAATACAGGAATTTCTGCAACTCTTCTAAAAAAATATACTTTAGGATTTAAAGTAAATAATATCACCAATACTGTCTATGAAACGGTTTCGTATTATCCGATGCCAAAAAGAAATTACAGTATTTACGCAACTATTAATTTTTAA
- a CDS encoding T9SS type A sorting domain-containing protein yields the protein MIKNISFKICIPLVGILGGISAVNAQCTAVSSFSENFDAYSSPNSIVPTCWDRVVLNGASQIISSTQPASGTSQIYQNGYGPGKISIVVMPLITNINAGTHHLRVKMKSNGAGYLEFGYIKDALPDTFVLLQAINITNTSYDSTSERTFTVPTAVPDGMRLAIRNPGTSFAGHYWDDAVWEPIPNLGTHENDISEGIKVYPNPFNDLVNISDIKDVKIITINDAVGRVVQTIEKPATTLKLNDLQKGVYFVTLHFKNGTAKSFKTIKN from the coding sequence ATGATTAAAAATATATCTTTTAAAATTTGCATTCCTTTAGTAGGGATTTTGGGCGGAATATCTGCTGTTAATGCTCAATGTACAGCAGTAAGCAGCTTTTCCGAGAATTTTGATGCGTATAGTTCGCCAAATAGTATTGTGCCCACTTGTTGGGATAGGGTTGTTCTGAATGGGGCGAGCCAGATAATCTCAAGTACACAGCCTGCTTCCGGAACAAGTCAGATTTATCAAAACGGTTATGGGCCGGGAAAAATTTCTATTGTTGTGATGCCTCTGATTACTAATATCAATGCAGGAACTCATCATTTGAGAGTGAAAATGAAATCAAACGGTGCAGGTTATCTTGAATTCGGATATATAAAGGATGCGTTGCCGGATACTTTCGTATTGCTTCAGGCGATTAATATTACAAATACTTCCTATGACAGTACGTCAGAAAGAACTTTCACGGTTCCGACTGCTGTTCCGGACGGTATGAGACTTGCGATCCGTAATCCGGGAACTTCTTTTGCCGGACATTACTGGGATGATGCTGTTTGGGAACCTATTCCTAATTTAGGAACACATGAAAATGATATTTCAGAAGGAATAAAAGTATATCCTAATCCTTTTAATGATCTGGTGAACATTTCGGATATAAAAGATGTAAAAATAATTACAATTAATGATGCGGTGGGAAGAGTAGTGCAAACGATTGAAAAGCCTGCAACAACTCTAAAGTTAAATGATCTTCAGAAAGGAGTTTATTTTGTGACCTTACATTTCAAAAACGGAACTGCCAAATCTTTTAAAACCATTAAAAATTAA
- a CDS encoding cytidine deaminase: MKKETQISYEYFKNSSELNDIERRLFERAKEARENAYAPYSQFLVGCSILLENGEIYSGNNQENAAYPSGLCAERTALFWVSANFPNLKIKKIFVVGGPKEFHEKNPPIPPCGACRQSLMEYETKQSENIDLYFSSMNEEVVKVHAIKDLLPFYFDATFL; encoded by the coding sequence ATGAAAAAAGAAACTCAAATCAGTTACGAATATTTTAAGAATAGCAGTGAACTGAACGATATAGAAAGAAGATTATTCGAAAGAGCAAAAGAAGCTCGTGAAAATGCTTATGCCCCCTATTCCCAGTTTTTGGTAGGTTGTTCTATCCTGCTTGAAAATGGTGAAATTTATTCCGGAAATAATCAGGAAAATGCGGCGTATCCTTCCGGACTTTGTGCAGAAAGAACGGCTTTATTTTGGGTTTCGGCTAATTTTCCGAATCTGAAGATTAAAAAAATCTTTGTTGTAGGAGGTCCAAAAGAATTTCATGAGAAAAACCCACCAATTCCTCCTTGTGGAGCTTGCAGGCAAAGCCTAATGGAATATGAAACCAAGCAGAGTGAAAATATTGATCTATATTTTTCCAGTATGAATGAAGAGGTTGTAAAAGTACACGCCATTAAGGATTTGCTGCCATTTTATTTTGACGCAACATTTTTATAA
- a CDS encoding endonuclease: MKKTLLIFAFASILANAQAPAGYYNSASGLSGASLKTALSTIITNGHQDKGYGGLWTGYKTTDIDKNYENDGSILDIYSEKPTATDPYNYTPVTNQCGTYSVEGNCYNREHIVPQSLFNEASPMVSDINFIRATDGKVNGMRSNYPFGKVGTATFTSKNGSKLGNSTSSGYAGTVFEPIDEFKGDVARMIFYFVTRYQSKLSTFSTGNMLGSSAFPGLQTWELNVLLAWHNQDPVSQAEVNRNNASYTYQGNRNPFIDNPDYVNQIWGSGSTGGGGTTNPPTSTGCANETFETIPTISTGSYLTRNWTNSGISWTATDARTDQTISTKAITIRDGSLTSSSSANGIGSLTVTTQLKFTGSNGTFNVKVNGTTVGTIPYNTNATTTTINNINVSGNVVMTLENTSSSNRVAIDNLSWTCYSGTSRQIQNISSELNSDQNKVQISPNPISNNEIFVKGETENIKKAEIYNLQGKVMQAIDQPFKNSRNSIKIKNLEQGVYILKLDNSTLKFIVK, translated from the coding sequence ATGAAAAAAACATTACTAATCTTTGCATTTGCTTCGATATTAGCGAATGCTCAGGCTCCTGCGGGATATTACAATTCTGCTTCCGGATTATCGGGCGCTTCTCTGAAAACCGCTTTAAGTACAATTATCACAAACGGTCATCAGGATAAAGGCTATGGCGGGCTTTGGACAGGTTACAAAACCACTGACATCGATAAAAACTATGAAAACGACGGTTCAATTTTAGATATTTATTCCGAAAAACCAACCGCTACAGATCCTTACAACTACACCCCGGTTACTAACCAATGCGGAACCTATTCTGTAGAAGGAAACTGCTACAACAGAGAACATATTGTTCCTCAAAGTTTATTTAATGAAGCTTCACCAATGGTTTCTGATATTAACTTCATTAGAGCAACAGACGGAAAAGTAAACGGAATGCGTTCAAACTATCCTTTCGGAAAAGTGGGAACAGCAACTTTCACCTCCAAAAATGGATCAAAACTCGGAAATTCTACTTCTTCAGGATATGCAGGAACAGTTTTTGAGCCGATCGATGAGTTTAAAGGGGATGTTGCAAGAATGATTTTCTATTTTGTGACTCGCTATCAAAGTAAGCTTTCAACCTTTTCAACAGGAAATATGTTGGGGAGTTCTGCATTTCCAGGATTACAGACTTGGGAACTGAACGTTTTATTGGCGTGGCACAATCAAGATCCCGTTTCTCAGGCAGAAGTTAACAGAAATAATGCTTCTTACACATATCAGGGAAACAGAAATCCTTTTATTGACAATCCTGATTATGTGAACCAAATTTGGGGATCTGGTTCTACAGGCGGTGGCGGAACAACAAATCCTCCGACTTCAACAGGTTGTGCCAACGAAACTTTTGAAACAATTCCTACCATAAGTACAGGTTCATATTTAACAAGAAACTGGACAAACAGCGGAATTTCTTGGACTGCAACTGATGCAAGAACCGATCAGACGATTTCTACAAAAGCAATTACGATAAGAGATGGATCTTTAACATCAAGCAGCTCAGCAAACGGAATCGGATCATTAACTGTGACTACACAATTGAAGTTTACGGGCTCAAACGGAACATTCAATGTAAAAGTAAACGGAACAACGGTAGGAACAATTCCTTATAATACGAATGCAACAACGACAACAATCAATAATATCAATGTTTCAGGAAATGTAGTGATGACTTTGGAAAACACCTCTTCCAGCAACAGAGTGGCAATTGATAATCTAAGCTGGACTTGCTATTCTGGGACTTCAAGACAGATTCAAAATATTTCTTCTGAATTAAATTCGGATCAGAATAAAGTACAGATTTCTCCAAATCCGATTTCAAATAATGAAATTTTTGTAAAAGGAGAAACAGAAAATATTAAAAAAGCAGAAATCTATAATCTCCAAGGGAAAGTAATGCAGGCAATCGATCAGCCTTTTAAAAACAGCAGAAATTCAATTAAAATTAAAAACCTTGAACAGGGAGTTTACATTTTGAAACTTGATAATTCTACGTTGAAGTTTATTGTGAAATAA
- a CDS encoding CCC motif membrane protein, translating into MNQKLPNAQTVLILGIISVVGTCCCTGLIGIICGLIGLSKYKGDKMLYDQNPSEYSDVGNLNTGRILCIIGLILGSLQVLYFIYVIATVGWDGYMEQMRDISKMGRG; encoded by the coding sequence ATGAATCAAAAATTGCCAAATGCACAAACGGTGCTTATTTTAGGAATTATTTCAGTAGTAGGAACTTGCTGCTGTACAGGTCTGATCGGGATAATCTGCGGATTGATCGGTCTTAGCAAATACAAAGGCGACAAAATGCTTTACGATCAAAACCCATCAGAATATTCTGATGTTGGAAATCTGAATACAGGACGTATTTTATGTATTATCGGTCTTATATTAGGATCTCTTCAAGTGCTTTATTTCATTTATGTAATTGCAACTGTGGGTTGGGATGGCTATATGGAACAAATGAGAGATATCTCTAAAATGGGAAGAGGATAA
- the namA gene encoding NADPH dehydrogenase NamA produces MLYTPIKFRNIELKNRWVMSPMCMYSCENGLANDFHFVHYGSRAQGGTGLIIVEATGVEPHGRITNHCMGIWNDEQAEKLQKIAEFVHKNSDSKIGIQLAHAGRKGSTWENIQIPVEEGWETVAPSPIPYHPTERIPHVLTVEEIKEQVQNFKKAARRAVNAGFDVIELHGAHGYLIHQFLSPLSNIRTDEYGGSFENRIRFLIEIVDAVNQELNENVALFVRISGTEYAENGWDINESVELAKILKSHSVDLVDVSSGGNIHGVKIPLFDGYQVPLASQVRNGADIKTGAVGLIKKVSHAEEILQKGDADLIFIAREILRNPYISVQGSFEMNEECFFPHQYLRAKIST; encoded by the coding sequence ATGTTATACACTCCGATCAAATTTAGAAATATTGAGTTGAAAAACCGTTGGGTAATGTCTCCAATGTGCATGTATTCTTGTGAAAACGGTCTTGCTAATGATTTTCATTTCGTTCATTACGGAAGCAGAGCTCAAGGCGGAACAGGTTTAATAATAGTTGAAGCAACCGGTGTTGAGCCTCACGGAAGGATTACCAATCACTGTATGGGAATCTGGAATGACGAACAGGCGGAAAAACTTCAGAAAATCGCAGAATTCGTGCATAAAAATTCTGATAGTAAAATCGGAATTCAATTGGCTCATGCCGGAAGAAAAGGCTCTACATGGGAGAATATTCAGATTCCTGTTGAAGAAGGTTGGGAAACCGTTGCGCCAAGCCCGATTCCTTATCATCCGACAGAAAGGATTCCTCATGTTTTGACGGTTGAAGAAATTAAAGAGCAGGTTCAGAATTTTAAAAAAGCTGCAAGAAGAGCTGTAAATGCAGGTTTTGATGTGATCGAACTTCACGGAGCGCACGGATATTTGATTCATCAGTTTTTATCTCCGCTTTCCAATATCAGAACGGATGAATATGGAGGAAGTTTTGAAAACAGAATCAGATTTTTAATTGAAATCGTTGACGCTGTGAACCAAGAATTAAATGAAAATGTAGCTCTCTTCGTGAGAATTTCCGGAACAGAATATGCTGAAAACGGTTGGGACATTAATGAAAGTGTAGAATTGGCTAAAATATTAAAAAGTCATTCTGTTGATTTGGTAGATGTTTCAAGCGGAGGAAATATTCATGGTGTAAAAATTCCGCTTTTTGATGGATACCAAGTTCCGCTTGCTTCACAGGTAAGAAATGGAGCAGATATAAAAACAGGAGCAGTAGGCTTGATTAAAAAAGTGTCGCATGCAGAAGAAATTTTACAGAAAGGTGATGCAGATCTTATTTTTATTGCAAGAGAGATTTTAAGAAACCCTTATATTTCGGTGCAGGGATCATTTGAAATGAATGAAGAATGCTTTTTTCCTCATCAATATTTAAGAGCAAAAATTTCTACATAA
- a CDS encoding 1-aminocyclopropane-1-carboxylate deaminase/D-cysteine desulfhydrase, which translates to MLLQLPTENIAIQEIPINKNVKLFVKREDLIHPQISGNKYWKLFFAINNYIAENPKKPYIITFGGAFSNHISAVSAVGNLAGIPTLGIIRGEELKDEWRENPTLLFAKRNGMNLQFVTRKEYRHKEKLTEFLQKEFPDALIIPEGGTNEDAVAGVKMMLNNETKDFDYLCTAVGTGGTIAGISKYCEPNQKVIGFKAVDDDSLENKIFKLTLKKNFNLIDSAFGGYGKIKDENIRFINDFKEKYGIPLEPIYTGKMMQKVFELINEEYFPENSKILCFHTGGLQGIEGANLLLEKQNRNLII; encoded by the coding sequence ATGCTATTACAACTCCCGACAGAAAATATAGCCATTCAGGAAATTCCAATTAATAAAAATGTAAAACTTTTTGTTAAAAGAGAAGATTTAATTCATCCTCAGATTTCGGGAAATAAATATTGGAAACTGTTCTTTGCGATTAATAATTATATAGCTGAAAATCCCAAAAAACCTTATATCATTACTTTTGGTGGTGCTTTTTCAAATCATATTTCTGCCGTTTCTGCCGTTGGTAATCTGGCAGGAATTCCAACGTTGGGAATTATAAGAGGAGAGGAATTGAAAGACGAATGGCGAGAAAATCCGACACTGCTTTTCGCTAAAAGAAACGGAATGAATCTTCAGTTCGTCACGCGCAAAGAATATCGTCATAAAGAAAAATTAACCGAATTTTTACAGAAAGAATTCCCCGATGCACTGATTATTCCTGAGGGTGGAACCAATGAAGATGCTGTTGCAGGCGTGAAAATGATGCTGAATAACGAAACAAAAGATTTTGATTATCTTTGCACCGCAGTCGGAACAGGAGGTACGATTGCCGGAATTTCAAAATATTGTGAACCAAACCAGAAAGTTATAGGTTTCAAGGCAGTTGATGATGATTCACTTGAAAATAAAATTTTTAAGTTAACCTTGAAGAAAAACTTTAATCTAATAGATTCAGCTTTCGGAGGTTATGGTAAAATAAAAGATGAAAATATCCGTTTTATCAATGATTTTAAAGAGAAATACGGAATTCCGTTGGAACCGATTTATACAGGGAAAATGATGCAGAAGGTTTTTGAACTGATTAATGAAGAATATTTTCCTGAGAACAGCAAAATCCTGTGCTTTCACACCGGCGGATTGCAAGGTATTGAAGGAGCAAATTTGCTTTTAGAAAAACAGAATAGAAATTTAATTATATAA
- a CDS encoding DUF2752 domain-containing protein yields MKIEDFMLPCPIKKFFGIDCFGCGTQRAIVMVFEGRFGEAFHMFPAVYTLLLFFATVFLNFVDKKRNYGNLLVILAGLNAVIMVVSYFYKHHFSH; encoded by the coding sequence ATGAAAATAGAAGACTTTATGCTGCCTTGCCCAATCAAAAAATTCTTCGGAATAGATTGTTTTGGCTGTGGTACACAGAGAGCTATTGTCATGGTTTTTGAAGGTAGATTTGGTGAAGCATTTCATATGTTTCCGGCAGTCTATACATTGTTGCTGTTTTTTGCAACAGTTTTTCTCAATTTTGTAGATAAAAAAAGAAATTATGGAAATTTATTGGTCATTTTAGCTGGTTTGAATGCTGTGATCATGGTAGTTTCTTATTTTTATAAACATCATTTTAGCCATTAA